The Glycine max cultivar Williams 82 chromosome 17, Glycine_max_v4.0, whole genome shotgun sequence genome contains the following window.
CTCGCACCGCAGCCACAATTTTCATTCCTTCTTTGTTCTCTTCCGTGACAACAATCTCAACCTTTGTCTGTAACACTAACACAATCCTAAGATTATAGCACATAGTACCCATTAATTCGAAcaagcaaaaatatatatatcaaaataaataaaagataatagtaGTAATAACAAGAAATAAGAATTCAATTAAGAGAAAAGCTTACATTGGAGAAgttgttgcaaatgtcttggaagGAAAGTGCTAACTGGAAGCCTCTGAGTCGAAGAAGACGAGCTTTGCTTTTGCTTTTGGATCTTGATAAAGGGTAGACATGGAGCAGTGTGATTATGTCACCATAGCGAATGATGTTGTCAAGTGCCCATTGTAGTGCAGTTCTAGCAGCATCCACGTCTTCCACCACCACAGCAATGTTCCTCACATccattctttctcttttctctcttctctgcCTTTTATTTATATCATAATCAAGACATCAACTCTGATATATAAGGTTATTTAGCtagttaagaaagaaaaaaaaaagaaggaaaaagtcTCCGATTGAATCTTCCtgctaacaaaaaataacaagtaataaaaaaaattaagacaacAACTCTGGGATAAGAGATGGTTTCTGTTCTGTTCTGAGTACAGTTGTAGCCAACGATGTTGATTGA
Protein-coding sequences here:
- the LOC100804459 gene encoding uncharacterized protein isoform X2; translated protein: MDVRNIAVVVEDVDAARTALQWALDNIIRYGDIITLLHVYPLSRSKSKSKARLLRLRGFQLALSFQDICNNFSNTKVEIVVTEENKEGMKIVAAVREIGASMLVVGLHDQSFLYSLAMVHSNIANYFNCRILAINQPPESPLSPMVGVQGSSTNMDFSQIDISGLQLRRSRRRR